The window TATCATCAATGTAATCAAAGGTTTCTTTTTCTCTATCCTTATTTTTAGTTTTAAAGAATAGAATGGTTGAGGCAAGTGCCGATGCTCCAACAACTATAAATGTAAGTATTTGAACAATGTTCAATGGCAAATCCATATATTCCTCCTGTATGTTTAGTAATATGAACTACTATTTGTTATAGAAAACACATTATTTATATGTGAAAATTATAACATAATAATTTAAGCAAGTAAATTTACAATTGTATTTTTTTATTAATTAAATTATATAAAAAAGCCCTTGAAAGGGCTTAGTTAATATTTAAATGATGTATCAAGCAAGGATTGAATCACTGTGCGTTTTCGTATCGATGATTGATTTGTGATTTTAAGGAAGATTTTCGCAGACTATAAAAACTTTCTAATGTAGTGAAATTCAATAAATCACTTTTTATTGATATTTATGATTTCCATTAACTCATTTTCATCAAAATTGTATTGTTGTAAGATAGAAATAATGAATTCCGTTTTTCCTTCAATGTAAGAACTTATATCAAACGAAAATCTTTTGGCTAATTCTTTTTTTAGATTTCCATATCTTTGAACATCTTCTGGATGTTTTCGTAAGTGATTCCGAAACGTTAACTGATTTTTCAATCCAAGAGACCCCTGTAAAGCAACGTATAAGTTATGATGGTAAAAATTGCTCGGTTTTGTTAATTTGAACACTTCTCGATTCTTGATGCCTTGATCCCCCACATGGGTGTATTCTACATTCTCCAAATCCTTCTTCACTTTTTCAAACTCTTTTGTTGAATTAACAACAATAACGATGTCTATGATTGGCTTGGCCGATAGTCCTTCGACACTTGTCGACCCTATGTGTTCTATTTGGATATTGGGTATATTTATATTGCGTCGGAAAAAAGCCTTCATGACTTCAAACTCTTGTCTCCATTCGCTTTGATAATCCACTACTACAACTTGTTTGTTCAAACTTAACATCTCCTCTTGGACTAAACCGCTATATAAATGAATGTAATTATATTATCGAATTAAACACCTAATCCTACAAGACCATATGCAAGAAAAAGTAAGAATCCATATAAATAGAAAACAATAGAAAGTATATATTTTAATATTATAAATAATTTGAATTTTTTGGATGAATATTTGTTAGTAAAATAAAAGTAAATTATCAATATGAATAAGGGAAGCAATAATAAGAAATACCATAGAATAATCGCCTCAGAAAACATTGGCATAAAGCCTAGAGTTAATACAAAAAAATGTATAGAAATGAAAGCAGGAAAAACAATTAATAATAGAACTTTCGATTTTCTATTTTGTTCCTTATTCGAATATGCAACATCCATCATTAATGAAATAATAAGAAATATAATTGGGACAATGATTGCAGAAAAGAAACTTGAATTGAAGTCGATTTCTTCTATAAAAGAATCATAATAATATAGTAGCGCCGATATAATAAAAAATGTACAATAAAGTGACAATGATATTTTTAAGTGAAGCTTGCTGTTTTTTGATAAAATCTTCATAATTTCCTCCTGCAATAGTTATCTAATATAGAGATTATAGCATAAAAATAACTGCGAGTAAATTTGCTTTTGAGTTTTATATTATTGATTTTTATGAGTCCATATGCTGCAAATTAAATTTGTAAAACAGATAATAAAACATAAAA is drawn from Bacillota bacterium and contains these coding sequences:
- a CDS encoding GrpB family protein codes for the protein MLSLNKQVVVVDYQSEWRQEFEVMKAFFRRNINIPNIQIEHIGSTSVEGLSAKPIIDIVIVVNSTKEFEKVKKDLENVEYTHVGDQGIKNREVFKLTKPSNFYHHNLYVALQGSLGLKNQLTFRNHLRKHPEDVQRYGNLKKELAKRFSFDISSYIEGKTEFIISILQQYNFDENELMEIININKK